The DNA region GTTCTCtgactttattttgtattaGTGCATCTTCATATGTGTTCAATATTAATGATTATGGTCATTGTCCAAATGTCtgaaatactaaaaaaaaaggatgataTGATAGGTATGGGTGTGACTAGGCTGCCCTTAAGAAAAACAGAGGCATTAACCACAAATATTTCAATCCTTTCAAgtatttttaatgtgttatgtttgggattttgtgtgtgtgtgtacacgtgtgttttgtttagtttaaaaTACAGTGTCAAAAGGCCGATTTAATATAGCAGAATGATTGTCAAGTCTGTATATTAAGTAGCTGAGTTTTATCTAGGAGGCTGTAGATCAGTCACCTCCAGAGTCCGGCCGATTTTGGCCCTCAGTCCAATTTCAAAAGGCCCTtggcttgtctttcaaaatatactttgtAATTAACACAATACTGGATAATCAAGCAAGATTGCTTTACACTTTTTGTTCATTCACCTTACAATGGCAGGGcaatcatacagtttgtagacatgcatcAAGAAAGAACTATACAGGGGGAACTAATGTATTTTCAGACAGAGTACAAATACCTAACACCAGATATTTCCATCTAGGTAGCAGACATAATTACAGCAAGACAGCATAAGGTCAAGAGTGAGGGCCATCGCCTTCAGGAGTGGCTGAAAGTTGAATACTTTTTCACTTAAAGACaaaacagttgcattttttttaatgattcatATGATCTGAGGAGCAGCTGGCCTCCACTGATGCGTCTAATCTGGtccctatttaaaaaaaaaaaaaaagtttggacactcCTGCTGTAGATGCAAGAAACCTTATGTTGACACTGTGGTGCAGTGTTGTATTGACTCTAGCAAAGATCTGTAGAGATTTAAGCCCTTGGAGGGACATTTTGTTCTTCAAATCAATGAAGTGTTTTACTGTACTCTGTCGGTATTTAATCCCAGAGCTCTCAGTCCAAGCTTACACCACAGTGTCTTAAGTGGCAGCTACAgcctttgttttgtctttttatatttcaagattCTGTCATTTCCGTATCCTGACTTGTCCTAGGATGACCTTAGCAGTGGCATTTGATAAGGTTATAACTGAAGCCTTAAAAGCTGACATTATTCTGTGATTCTCAGTTTAAGCCATGGCTGGACCTGTCAGTCTGGAGCTTGATCCCATCTTCCTGAAGGGGCTGAGTTACCTGCACTCCAAGAGTAAAGATTCAGCCGAGAAACTCAAAGCATTACTAGATGAGTCCCTGTCAAGAGGCAGTGACTACCGTTCCATACAAAAAGTAAGGATTTTATCATGTTTTTCACATCTTGAGCCTTTATTTACGTTGtaccttatttttattcatttctctTTAACTTTCATGGGTATGTAATTTACACAGCTGAATGCCAAGTAATCTGTGATATCACTGTGTATCCTCAGGATATGGATGTGTCAAAGGGATCTGTGTCAAAATTAAGCTTGAGCAAACAGGACTCCAAGTCCTCCTCAAGTTcatcctcctccagcagcagcagtagcagtagcaaATCTGGCTCAGAAAAGAGTaagaaggaggcagagaagaGACCCGTTGAAAAGGTATGAATACATAAATAAGGCCAGAGTGTCTTGAAGCTATCTTGACCGttgctttgcttttttgtcAACTATGTTCCAGTCTCGTTTTGCTGCGTGTGATGACATGTTCCTTTGAATTAGTACAGCATATATTGCAACTGTTAAGTCGTGAtcaaatgtaactacatgtttaCATCTGTTATTTTAGTGTGAAGGTCAAAGTGGCTAataggaaaatgttttttatctgtTCATTATCAAATTTCCTTAAGACCTTTAGCACCGTATTGCAAAGCTGCACGCTCAGGCAAGAAGTGCAAGAAAAACAATTGCATTATGCCACATGGGACAGTATACTAATGAATAGGCTAGCTACAGTTTGACAGTGTTGTAACGTATGGCACTGATGTCAACATGCATTGTCCTAACGTTCCTCTTTCTGTCTTACTGACAAACAGGTCAGGGTGGACTTGAGTGAGGTGGACCCTCCGAAAAAGGCACGTTTAGAGAAGCAGGAGAATCGCTCTTCACCGATAACTGTTCAAACAAGCAAAGATCTTCTGCCAAATATAAACGACTATGATGAGACCAATGCAGATGACTTTGCCATGGAAATGGGCCTGGCTTGTGTGGTTTGCAGGTATACCTTCAATTTTAGCAAATAAACTAAATGTAGTTTTGCTCTAATACATGAGTTTCAGGATGTTAGCATGCATTCCAGTCTCATTATTCATTTCCATTCATGTTGATTTTGCTTGTGTGTTTTAATTGCCTAAGACAAATGACAGTGACCATGGGAAACCAGCTGGTTGAGTGCCAGGAGTGCCATAATCTGTACCACCAGGACTGTCACAAGCCCCAAGTGACAGACAAAGAAGTAAATGATCCACGGCTTGTGTGGTACTGTGCCCGCTGCACCCGGCAAATGAAACGTATggtgaggaaaataaattatattccaGTATCCACCATGTACGTAGTCACTGATTGTATGACAAATCAGTGCATAGTCATATTTGTATTCTTTCTGTCTAAAGCactatgtgtgtttgtccacTAGGCCCAGAAACCCCCACAGAAGCCTTCCCCATCCTCATCATCAGCACCTGTTGTAAAAGACACACTGGTGAAAAAGACAGAGCTTAAAACCAAGCCTGACACAGCCAGCACCTTCCAAGCCTTCAAAAGAACAGAAGTGAAGGTATGTGTGGCTATGGTATGGCTGTATGCTGCCTTCTTTGATGCACAATAATAGGTGCTCCTGTGTCAACCTGAAGTCAAGCAGAAACTAGGATTCAGTATTCCTAAGTTATTACTGGTAGCAAGTGAGAGAAGAGCAATAGCTGTCAGTTTGCTTTAAAACACAGTCTGTATAAATCCCTGCAGAGGAAAATGAGCAGCAAGTGTACATTAATTTTTAAGGATCAGACCGCTGACATCTGCTGAGATAGTGTTGCAGTACAGTATCATTTCTCCAGAGGGATTGGGTTTCAAACTTTTTAGAGCACTTTTACTTACTGGAGTTCACCCCGGGGTTATTTTGACAGCAGACATGTTGCCTTGTAGTCAGGGATTTGATTATGTTAATTCAAGTTGGAGTGGGCGTATTGCTCAAGTAAGCAAGTTGAGGCATTGTCGAGCTTGCAGGTAACTCCGCTGATTGACATGTCTTGATAAATATGTATTCACTCTTGTAAGCGGTGATCTGAAGATAAGTTTAAAAGAtcaggttgttgtttttaaattttattttattttttttttctgtcaacagATCCCACAGTGCATTGACAATGCATTAGTTAATCTCTGAATACTGTCTAAGTTATTATGATATACCGGAGTTTCAATACCGTCAAAAACACATATGCTCCtttttctattaaactgatacagagatgctgtattgaggcgATGTATTGCAGTGCACAATATGTGCCActagaggtcagtctctacttgtggaacaggcagctgtgCTATATAAAATGGCAACTGCAAGTGGTAA from Epinephelus fuscoguttatus linkage group LG3, E.fuscoguttatus.final_Chr_v1 includes:
- the ints12 gene encoding integrator complex subunit 12, with the translated sequence MAGPVSLELDPIFLKGLSYLHSKSKDSAEKLKALLDESLSRGSDYRSIQKDMDVSKGSVSKLSLSKQDSKSSSSSSSSSSSSSSSKSGSEKSKKEAEKRPVEKVRVDLSEVDPPKKARLEKQENRSSPITVQTSKDLLPNINDYDETNADDFAMEMGLACVVCRQMTVTMGNQLVECQECHNLYHQDCHKPQVTDKEVNDPRLVWYCARCTRQMKRMAQKPPQKPSPSSSSAPVVKDTLVKKTELKTKPDTASTFQAFKRTEVKASTTSANPTISSSSTSGSGLTGWAAFGAKTNPSLSASSKLGSSGPSGSHKTLTIPSGQKPVGLSGLAGAKSGLGSAKIPGSGNGNGSSQTPLKPPPPLTLGKQPLNRSGSGESQGKGAASTGAGSPSGSQAGGGGNGGSNGGGNGNNGNGAKAAPGDKAPTSQESQLNAMKRLQLVKKKAAQKKLKK